The Paracoccaceae bacterium Fryx2 nucleotide sequence GAGCGCAGATCAGGGTGCCTTGATGAAGTCGCTCGGATCAGGCCCGGTCGGTCTGGGGGCTGACGTGGCGACCAGGATTCTGGCCACGGTCGGCCCCAACAGCGTTGAGGAGGCCGCGCGCTTGAGTGCGCTGCGCCTTTTGCTGCGGCAGTTCGAAAGCCCGCTTGTCCTGATCCTGGCCTTTGCCGCCGCCATTTCACTTGCGCTGCAGCAATGGGTAGATGCCGGAATCATTCTTGCCATCGTGGTTGGCAGTGCGCTGTTGAGCTTTTTCCAGGAATATCGGGCCTCCACTGCAGTTGAGGAATTGAAAAAACGCCTTGCGCTGACGGCGCGCGTACTCCGCGATGGGATGGAACAGTTGGTGCCTGTCGCCCAGATCGTGCCGGGTGATCTGATCTTGCTGTCCGCGGGCAATCTGATTCCGGTGGATGGTCGGGTGATCGAGGCGCAGGATTTCCTTGTCAGCGAAGCGAGCATGACCGGCGAGTCCTTTCCAGTTGAGAAACGGGCAGGACGGGTGCCCGCCGACGCAGCCTTGACCGGGCGCACCAACACCGTTTTCATGGGTGCGTCTGTGCGAAGCGGCTCGGCAAGGGTGCTCGCCGTCAACACGGGCCGGAAGACCGAGTTTGGGGCCATTGCCGCCCGCCTGCGCGCACGTCAGCCAGAGACCGATTTCGCCCGCGGTGTGCGCCAGTTCGGCTATCTGCTGATCCGGGTGATGGTGGTGATCGTCATCTTTGTGCTGACGGTAAACCTGCTGCTGCACCGGCCGGTTGTCGAATCCATGCTGTTCGCCGTGGCTTTGGCGGTTGGCCTTTCACCCGAACTCTTGCCCGCCATCATCAGTGTGACCCTTTCTGCCGGGGCCCGCGCGATGAGCAAGCGCGGCGTCATCGTGCGGCGTCTGGATGCCATCGAAAACCTTGGCAGCATGAACATCCTTTGCACCGACTAGACCGGCACCTTGACCGAGGGCAAGATCGTGCTGCGCGAGGTTCTGGACGGCGCGAATGTGGCTTCGGATGCACTGCGGCAATTGGCCTATCTGAATGCGGCGTTTGAGACGGGCATCGAGAACCCGCTGGATGCGGCGATCTTCGAAGCGGGCCAGACGGCTGGGCTATCCACCGCAGGATATGCCAAGATCGACGAAATCCCGTATGATTTTGTGCGCCGCAGGTTGACCATCGTCGTGGCCCCAGACGGTGTCGAGCAGCATCTCATGGTCACCAAGGGCGCCTTTGCCGAGGTGCTCGCGACCTGCACTGCGGTGGAAGTCGGCGGCACCGACATGCCAATGGACGCGGCGCGG carries:
- a CDS encoding cation-transporting P-type ATPase, with protein sequence MNSAKGDLPYWSADQGALMKSLGSGPVGLGADVATRILATVGPNSVEEAARLSALRLLLRQFESPLVLILAFAAAISLALQQWVDAGIILAIVVGSALLSFFQEYRASTAVEELKKRLALTARVLRDGMEQLVPVAQIVPGDLILLSAGNLIPVDGRVIEAQDFLVSEASMTGESFPVEKRAGRVPADAALTGRTNTVFMGASVRSGSARVLAVNTGRKTEFGAIAARLRARQPETDFARGVRQFGYLLIRVMVVIVIFVLTVNLLLHRPVVESMLFAVALAVGLSPELLPAIISVTLSAGARAMSKRGVIVRRLDAIENLGSMNILCTD